actgatgtatcctaacttatctagtcaaaccagacatgatctaacttaagtattccttcttgtctttgtgtttcgtcaatcattgtctcatattcatttactcatttcattagttaatttctcaaatggtcacttatgcatttcaagtgctattttgttagagattggatatttaagcatttcaaagaattataatttctcaaatggacgtttttgcatttcatgtgctatttgttagagattggatatttaagcatttcaaagaatttttgttatatatgggcatttactcatttcaagggataatttctcaaatggacgtttttgcatttcaagtgttatttgtttaagattgggtgtttaaccatttcaaagggttttcttatatatgggaacttactcgtttcaagggctaatttctcaaatggtcatttttgcagatcaagggttatttgttaaagttcatcaagttgctcttaagttgtatttagtaggttctatcttatgttcttattccccaaccccttaacctaacctcttgtaatcttagtgtatttagtaggttctatcatatgttcttattccccaaccctttaacctaacctcttgtaatcttagtgtatttagtaggttctatcttatgttcttattccccaaccctttaacctaacctttcagatgtagtttatggtgttttgacgtatttgttgaatatattatccttttcctaacctttcagatgtagttttgtttctcctttttgtatatttttacccaaacccaccatcccacttaaccttctttccttcttttactttgttttcacatataagttcattctttatcatagtaataataaaaattacaatagtaaagaatcagatctactaagacttgaaattgagaaacaagagctcaagggagtgagagcatgaaagaagagcaaggagtaggagacagggggcggaagaaaatgggaccgaagaagagagaatgagagagagagtgtgggcatgggggaactaagacttgaatttgagaaaaaagaaaactaagtgaatgagagtgagggtgtgagaatgggagcaataagacttgaatttgagaaacaagagagcatttgagcaaatgagggagagagagggggaggaagagagagatagaaaaggagggttagaaggagtatgagaatcaaagtaaaagaaggaaagaaggttaagtgggatggtgggtttgggtaaaaatatacaaaaaggagaaacaaaactacatctgaaaggttaggaaaaggataatatattcaacaaatacgtcaaaacaccataaactacatctgaaaggttaggttaaagggttggggaataagaacataagatagaacctactaaatacactaagattacaagaggttaggttaaagggttggggaataagaacatatgatagaacctactaaatacactaagattacaagaggttaggttaaggggttggggaataagaacataagatagaacctactaaatacaacttaagagcaacttgatgaactttaacaaataacccttgatctgcaaaaatgaccatttgagaaattagcccttgaaacgagtaagttcccatatataacaaaaacctttgaaatggttaaacacccaatcttaaacaaataacacttgaaatgcaaaaacgtccatttgagaaattatcccttgaaatgagtaaatgcccatatataacaaaaattctttgaaatgcttaaatatccaatctctaacaaatagcacttgaaatgcataagtgaccatttgagaaattaactaatgaaatgagtaaatgaatatgagacaatgattgacgaaacacaaaagacaagaaggaatacttatgtaagttagagcatgtctggttggtctagataagttaggatacatcagtttgggaaagtaagattaagttaggtaagacaagttaggttaggataggataggtaaagttaggtaggatagggaaggtaaggtaagttatgttaggataggtaaagtttggttatgaaagttaagttaggtaagataggtaaagttaggtaagataggtaagataggttaagcaggataagttaggtaagataggtaaggtaaggtaaggtaaggttaagcaggttaagttaggtaaggtaggtaaagtaagttatgttaggataggtaaagttaggtaagatagggaaggtaaggtaagttatgttaggataggtaaagttaggttatgaaggttaagttaggtaacataggtaaagttaggtttggttatgtaagataggtaaggtaaggtaaaggtaaagttaggttatgcaggttaagttaggtaagataggtaaagttaggtaagataggtaaggtaaggtaagttatgttaggataggtaaagctaggtttaggaacgttacgttaactaagtaacattgggtggagaggataggttacgtgggtttaaacagtgtagttcagagaacagttttagggtaaagcaactaagaaaatatgttttaacagaaatgcaggtttggtatgaaaagctgaactagttacattttggagagaaattttatgactgaagatgtcttaaagaataacatgatggaagaaggagagtttctttgatgaacgaaggtgtcttagagaacaactttgggagaacgaaggtgaattagagatcactttgatgactctgagaataacttttatgtcttagagaacaactttggtagctctgagaaagactttgttgtcttagagaataactttcaggacttagagaatgtctttgatgaatggaaggttacttagagaataacatatcatgactgagaataacttttgatagctcttagaataacttgatgtcttaaagaataactttagatgtctctgagaatagcttgacgtctcttggaataacttttgtggacatgagaatatctttggataactctgagattaactttgatagctctgggaataacttttatgattttgagaacatctttgatgtcttggagaacaacattgatgtttagagaacaactttgatggccaagattaactttagatgtctctgagaataacttttataacatagaaattaactttagatgtctctgaaaatatctttgatgacttcgagaataacatttgatgactctgagaataacttttatgtcttacataataactttagatgtctctgaaaataactttgatgaaaaaagatgtcttagattaacttttgatgactttgaaaacaagtttgatgaacaaagatgttttggaaagtttctctgacgaacgaaggtaacttagagattaacttttatgatttagagaacatctttgatgtcttagagaacaagattgatgtcttagagaacaacttggatgaacaaagatgtcttagaaagcttctctgatgaacgaaaagatacttagagaataactttgacgactgtatttaactttttgatggttctgaggacagtttttgttgaacgaggatgtctcagaaggcttctttgaataacaaaggtgactctgagaaaaactttgatgactctgagaaagactttgttgtcttaagaataactttagatgtctctgagaataacttttatgaacgaagatgtctgagattaactttgacgtctcttggattaactttgtggacatgagaatatctttggataactctgagattaactttgatgtctttgaaacaactttgatgaacgagagtgagttagagattacctttgttaactctgagaacaactttgatgaacaaaagtgagttagagattacatttgataactctaagattaactttagatgtctctgagacaaacttttataacatagaaattaactttaatgaccaaaagtgagttagagaatacctttgatgactccgagaataattttgatagctctgagaatgacttttgctgtcttggaataacttttgattgttctgagaataacttttgttgccttggaataacttttgattgttctgagaataactttgagggcttagagaatgtctttgatgaatggaagagtcccattgaagtcttaaggatgtctttgatgtctcaaaggatgtctttgagtgtaactttggtgtctttgagtaagtccttaatgtattgaagagtgtctttgatttctcgaagagtaactttggtgtaacggagagcacctttgactatttttcttacttagcgacatataattttagttacgaaagtgttgaaaaagttacatttgactatttttagtgctccacaaagtataaatgtcagttaagaacgacgatgatagatatctttgactatattttcttacttgacgatggataaagttagttatgaacagtgctgaaagaagattcctttgacaatttttagctaagcgaaaggttgttttagttaagaacggtgttgaaagagattaatcctgactattttcagatgagagaagtgatatttcagttaagaaatgacgaggaaacatgatgaagtaactatttttagttgaccgatgaatacttttagttgagcaaaagacaaaacatgatgaacatgactttttctgttgattgatggataattttagttatgaaatgacaatgaaacatgaagaacacggttatttctgatgactggggaataagtttagttaagaacagtgctggaaagtgactatgtttcagttgattggcgaaagatttttagttaagaagttacaagaaaggtttgtcttttgtaaatttggaactgaataaagtgtagatttgtttaagaacggggttggtagaactattaagttgacaacgagaattacttttgacatagttttgaaaataaaacttggtgactaaaattgttgagggaactgtattgctgatgctaatatttgacaaagaactagttagtgaatggaagttatcatgaatattgagtataaaagttgtaaagagaacatgtgatgaacatgaaaacatagaaaatatgactagaatttgtagagaaagtaatgagactaagagaaagattacagaaaaaatggagatacttgtgaaaatatgaactgaatgggactgtgaacatttgaagaacatggagtgaacacagaaaacatggacaaaatgtgaagaacacagctgaatatagagaaaatatgcaaaatacagtatgattattgaaggttttgatacgttggggattgatacgttggggatgagaagggtaaagtaattactctgataaacagataggctggagagggacttgatcgaatatatttatgtctgatgatctaaggctgaggaaatggagctttgctaatgtccagattaattttactacgttagaaaataaggtgatcttaaatctcaggtgatttagttggaaaataaagaacttgcacaaatgaactaagctggggcacaagagttgaaacttgataactgaactggtttttatttactatgtctgaaaatgtagttgggtgatttggactgagagtaatgaatttacaaaagtgagcttggacagaggacaagagctagagttttataattgtttacttcatatttactatgtctgaaatacagagggtaaaaatttcggggaaattgatgggttatttacaaagacttgagggtggaagagggtgggggacgagagctggagctcagtaactgacttgatcttatttactaactttgaagtatgtctgcttttaattttagggaaattgatgggttatttacaaagatacgaaggagaactaaggcgggggacgagagctggagctcgataactgacttgattttatttacggtgtctgaaatacagagggtaaaaatttaagggaaattgatggtttatttacaaagatacgaaagagaactaaggcggaggacaagcgctggagcttggtaactgttttgatcttatttacggtgcctgaaatacagagggtagaaatttcagggaaattggactgatactNNNNNNNNNNNNNNNNNNNNNNNNNNNNNNNNNNNNNNNNNNNNNNNNNNNNNNNNNNNNNNNNNNNNNNNNNNNNNNNNNNNNNNNNNNNNNNNNNNNNNNNNNNNNNNNNNNNNNNNNNNNNNNNNNNNNNNNNNNNNNNNNNNNNNNNNNNNNNNNNNNNNNNNNNNNNNNNNNNNNNNNNNNNNNNNNNNNNNNNNNNNNNNNNNNNNNNNNNNNNNNNNNNNNNNNNNNNNNNNNNNNNNNNNNNNNNNNNNNNNNNNNNNNNNNNNNNNNNNNNNNNNNNNNNNNNNNNNNNNNNNNNNNNNNNNNNNNNNNNNNNNNNNNNNNNNNNNNNNNNNNNNNNNNNNNNNNNNNNNNNNNNNNNNNNNNNNNNNNNNNNNNNNNNNNNNNNNNNNNNNNNNNNNNNNNNNNNNNNNNNNNNNNNNNNNNNNNNNNNNNNNNNNNNNNNNNNNNNNNNNNNNNNNNNNNNNNNNNNNNNNNNNNNNNNNNNNNNNNNNTTCTTTCATTATTCCTGTTGGGCTGAAAGTGTGTTCCTAGATTCTGTACATTATTTTTCTGTTTGTTGTCAATCTGGTTTTGTGCCTGTTTGTCTTCTGAGATATATAGGGTGTTAGTTCtgcctggctgggtggaggactacgtcctctcctccatctactaTCTTGATCACCTGTCCTCTCCTGATCACTAGCTTTGAATCTGTTTGAATCTAGGTTCCTTAACTCCATTAACTTTCCTCTTAgtactttgtattttttttttttcctagatacctggttgatggggttttgggagttcttctactccccaagcccggcctcggcttgacttgtaagagtttggtccactaggctgatgCTTGCAGCACACTGCAGGCCCACAtagccaccacagcccggttggtccagcactccttggaggaaacaatctagtttcctcttgaagatgcccacagttgttccggcaatatttcttatgcttgctgggagggtgttgaacaaccgtggacctctgatgtttatacagtgttttctgattgtgcctatggcacccctgctgttCAACTGTTTGGTTTGGGAAGATATAGACATGGTTATACCCTTTAAGATCTTTTAGGTTAAGCACACTGGCTAGTATCTTCCTTCTGTGTTCAAAGTTTACAGTGGTTATGAGTACTATACACGCTTCAGGCTTACGTAACCTCTCCACATTGGATAGACTAAGATTTTCCTTGCTACCTACTAGTTTCACTATCATTTCCTCAATGATTTTTTGGTCAATTTTATCCTCTACTTTGGCAAGGTTCCTTATGATGAGGTTATTTCTTAGCTTTTTTTTATCCAAGGCTTCTGCTGCCCCCGCCAAATCTTCAACTTTACTATCATCAACTCTGCCTGCATTCAGGGCATTTTCCCTGAGTAAAGGATTTCCTCCTAGGTTCACCTGGTTTACCTCAGAAATTATGCCTACACATTTGTTAGTTAACGATTGTTGAAATTCCATAAACTGTTTCATCAAAACTTTCTGACCCTCATGTCACAAGTGTTTATCCCTCTGATTTCCTCATTACTTTCATCCATATCATTGTTGGTGGTGCCTGGGTCATTTAGGCCCTTGTTAGGCTTACTGCAGGGTATGCAGTGGAAATGTAAAAGGCGTTTGCCTTCGGTTGGCTCATTGTTGTATGTTTCGATTAATTTATCCGAGATGTTCTGACatatttaccagagggccactaatactaagtagccttgacaaggacaggaagctccCACTTGTCGTTTCTTTGGGTGTAGGCGCTCTGCAAGGCTGCATCAGGCACATGTCAACACCCTGTGCAGGACTTTGCTAATTTTCCTGTTATATCCTCTGATGTTTCACTGATTGTTTTATCGCTTGGTTTCctttatttacatccacagagaGCAATTATATCCATATTggcatcatacatgtaaaatacatacaataattgtttaaatcatcATATGATGATGACTGCATATGACTAGTAACATCCATGATGAAAAACATGAAATGGCAGTAAACATAAAATAGCAGCAGGATTTATTTCAAAGGACAATGTAAATGCCATTACATCCCCATAGACCTATTATATCCTTATCTGCATCAAAATGTGTAAAACCcggacaataattgtttaaatcgtcATATAACAACATCCATATTACCCCATGAATCAACACAGGTCGATGACCACAGCCTGAGGGTTAATTAAGTAATATATTTTTGTCCCctattaaacaaaaaataaattctACTTAAGCTTTCCAGTGTCTGCCACTAAAAATAGCCAAAATTATTGGTTAATAATAAATGATGAATGATTACAATAAGGCCAATTTTGTTTCATATTCTTTCAATTGCTCAAGAAAGCCTGCATTAGGCCTGATGAATGACCTCTTTGATTTTACAAATCTAAGGGCTTCATCAAAACTCATACTGTAGTGTCTCATTAGATATGCTATTACAATGGAGGCCGAGCGTGAAACGCCAGCATTACAGTGAACCAGAACACATCCACCCGAGACAACTGCTGTGTGGATAAAATCACAGCACTCATCAAATATCAATTATCCGGCATCCTGGCACATCAAACACTTCTTTGGTTTTGTATGTAAACCATCCCTCAAAAAGATTTATTATCCCAGTAGCAACATTCAATATGTGTGTAACTTTATTAGTGGTGAGAATATCAAGGTCATGAGCAACATCTTGAGACCCTAAGATGACTTTGTTGAGGATATGAGCATAA
This genomic window from Procambarus clarkii isolate CNS0578487 chromosome 26, FALCON_Pclarkii_2.0, whole genome shotgun sequence contains:
- the LOC123756665 gene encoding LOW QUALITY PROTEIN: dual specificity protein phosphatase 19 (The sequence of the model RefSeq protein was modified relative to this genomic sequence to represent the inferred CDS: inserted 2 bases in 1 codon), translated to MLEYPSPKNWNSCVESAPPYVAIMSSLAQQLAAKKGSLHHIQTLVTTPDGQSVIEEMCSDGSHKVLAVPSVNPGFVVDTKPDLRYAHILNKVILGSQDVAHDLDILTTNKVTHILNVATGIINLFEGWFTYKTKEVFDVPGCRIIDXFDECCDFIHTAVVSGGCVLVHCNAGVSRSASIVIAYLMRHYSMSFDEALRFVKSKRSFIRPNAGFLEQLKEYETKLALL